A window of the Hypomesus transpacificus isolate Combined female chromosome 22, fHypTra1, whole genome shotgun sequence genome harbors these coding sequences:
- the LOC124484355 gene encoding inositol polyphosphate 5-phosphatase K, with protein MSGMEKVHRLMDQMQQEQSTSDTTIQSGQHVQNTHGCQTDHIAPVVSPTGAWGKIPGVSSMQAAGLHSQVSDYVQSELVNAGSTSVLPLNISRPRPTALGNKLAGKTSRIPETYVKEKPSIPAFVTDLHSPISQSLTEPSQLPHSPQSPFSRQPYSVQPYLSPQASLAQPPPNPTPPSSLSPKARLSPQPQKTIGGALVENQPQVDKTCKESEGFKIHIVTWNVGSAVPPDDITSLFGPSAADCSVDMFIIGLQEVNSMINKRLKDALFTDQWSELCMDTLSCYGYVLVASQRMQGVLLLVFSKFCHLPFLQGVQTESTRTGLGGYWGNKGGVSARMAMFGHPVCFLNCHLPAHMRNLEQRMEDFESILQQQQFEGGTATGVLDHDVLFWFGDLNFRIEDYDIHVVKSAIDSNKLPLLWERDQLNMAKNSESILEGFNEGPLNFPPTYKFDVGTHTYDTSGKKRKPAWTDRILWRRRRTGSPVPSHNAALQRGLTLWLGGATRVTHLAYRSHMGYTISDHKPVSALFALHFPFRVDIPLVAFEKVDREWTNASEAIVRFTVASTYQRSSWDWVAIYKLGFKHHKDYVAYVWAKGEHLTQVIFAEEDLPRDAGEYILGYYSNNMNSIVGVTSAFKIQIPVRSPTVCCSDSSDASSEDNSTLVLLAPNSRSPSPGTGKHRRYRRSRSPAVPTLSTTPLSSLQGLSLCPHPRDAHSHSHSPFAAAKKERLMSPDTLPSPTISPLSPRSPVSPGGGVTAPEALIAAILGEHSPNRGIPAGKVGKTSL; from the exons ATGTCAGGGATGGAGAAGGTTCACAG GTTGATGGATCAGATGCAGCAGGAACAAAGTACCTCAGACACTACAATACAGTCTGGACAGCATGTGCAGAATACACATGGGTGCCAAACGGACCACATAGCCCCCGTTGTCAGCCCCACAGGAGCTTGGGGGAAAATCCCTGGTGTGAGTTCAATGCAGGCTGCAGGTTTACACTCCCAGGTGTCAGACTACGTGCAATCAGAGCTGGTGAATGCAGGGTCCACTTCTGTTCTGCCACTTAATATCAGTCGCCCGAGGCCTACTGCACTGGGGAACAAACTTGCAGGGAAGACCTCCAGAATCCCTGAAACTTATGTCAAGGAGAAGCCTTCCATCCCAGCTTTTGTTACAGATCTACATAGCCCAATCTCCCAGTCCCTAACAGAGCCTTCTCAGCTGCCTCACAGCCCTCAGAGTCCTTTCAGCCGTCAGCCTTACTCTGTACAGCCTTACTTAAGCCCTCAAGCAAGCCTGGCTCAGCCTCCTCCTAACCCTACCCCACCATCTAGTCTCAGTCCCAAAGCGAGACTAAGTCCTCAGCCACAGAAGACCATTGGAGGGGCCTTAGTGGAGAACCAACCACAGGTTGACAAGACATGCAAGGAATCAGAGGGCTTCAA GATCCACATTGTGACATGGAATGTAGGTTCCGCCGTGCCCCCAGATGACATTACTTCCCTGTTTGGGCCAAGCGCTGCTGACTGTAGCGTAGACATGTTTATCATTGG GCTACAGGAAGTGAACTCCATGATAAACAAGCGTTTGAAGGATGCCCTGTTCACAGATCAGTGGAGTGAGCTCTGTATGGACACACTTAGTTGCTATGGATATGTGCTG GTGGCCTCCCAGCGTATGCAGGGGGTGCTGTTGCTGGTCTTCTCTAAATTCTGCCATCTTCCATTTCTGCAAGGTGTGCAGACAGAGAGCACACGCACTGGTCTTGGGGGATACTGG GGAAATAAGGGGGGTGTCAGTGCGAGGATGGCAATGTTCGGCCACCCAGTGTGCTTCCTCAACTGTCACCTGCCAGCCCATATGCGGAACCTGGAGCAGCGTATGGAGGACTTTGAGAGtatcctgcagcagcagcagtttgAAGGCGGCACTGCCACTGGTGTGCTGGACCATGA TGTGCTGTTCTGGTTTGGGGACCTTAACTTCCGTATCGAAGACTATGACATACACGTGGTAAAGAGTGCTATTGATAGCAATAAACTCCCCctgctgtgggagagagaccag CTCAACATGGCAAAAAACAGTGAATCTATCTTGGAGGGATTTAACGAAGGTCCTCTCAATTTCCCACCAACATATAAGTTTGATgtggggacacacacatatgacACCAG TGGAAAGAAGAGGAAGCCTGCTTGGACAGACCGTATCCTCTGGCGCCGGCGTCGCACTGGATCCCCtgtgccttcccacaatgctgcTCTTCAGCGTGGCCTGACCTTATGGCTGGGTGGGGCTACCAGGGTGACGCACCTTGCCTACCGCAGTCACATGGGCTACACCATCAGCGACCATAAGCCAGTCTCTGCCCTTTTCGCATTACAT TTCCCTTTTAGGGTGGACATTCCACTGGTGGCATTCGAGAAGGTTGACAGGGAGTGGACTAACGCTTCTGAAGCTATAGTCAGGTTCACTGTGGCATCAACCTACCAACGCAGCTCATGGGACTGGGTTGCCATATATAAG CTTGGATTTAAACACCATAAGGACTATGTAGCCTATGTGTGGGCGAAGGGAGAACATCTGACACAG GTGATATTTGCAGAGGAAGACTTACCCAGGGATGCTGGGGAGTACATACTTGGTTACTACAGTAACAACATGAACAGTATAGTTGGAGTGACATCGGCCTTCAAG ATCCAGATCCCAGTACGCAGCCCAACGGTGTGTTGCTCAGACAGCTCAGATGCCAGCTCAGAGGATAACAGCACGCTAGTCTTGCTCGCTCCGAACTCCCGCAGCCCCAGTCCTGGAACGGGCAAACACCGCCGCTACCGCCGTAGTCGCAGCCCTGCTGTGCCTACTCTCTCTACCACCCCTTTGTCATCCCTACAGGGCCTTAGCCTGTGTCCTCACCCCAGAGATGCCCACTCACACAGCCACTCCCCCTTCGCTGCAGCTAAGAAAGAGCGCCTGATGTCACCTGACACACTGCCATCGCCCACCATCAGCCCCCTTAGTCCGCGTAGCCCTGTCTCTCCAGGGGGTGGGGTCACAGCCCCAGAGGCCCTCATTGCTGCCATACTCGGGGAACACAGCCCCAACAGGGGCATCCCAGCAGGAAAGGTTGGAAAGACCAGTTTATAA